In Clostridium sp. DL-VIII, the following proteins share a genomic window:
- a CDS encoding ABC-F family ATP-binding cassette domain-containing protein, with protein sequence MSILSIENMSHSFGDRILFSNASFRLLKGEHIGLIGANGEGKSTFMKIITNKVLPDGGKIDWNSKFSIGYMDQWVDLKEGITAFNFLKEAFINLFNIENKINDLYSKLGNMNEVEMDKCLKKIATMQEILDKSDFYSINSRIQATAAGLGIKELLDRDVSTLSGGQRTKVLLAKLLLEKPDILLLDEPTNHLDEEHIEWLKNYLKNYESAFILISHDNSFLNSVVNVVYHLEHKTLTRYEGNYDYFVRLYEIRKEQRLIEYKEQQNEIAKLEDYIRKNKARASTSKQAKSREKKLNKIEKIEIKKEIIKPHFNFKSVRLPESIIFKANNLIIGYTTPLSKPLNLKMKRGEKIAITGANGLGKTTLLKTLLGLLKPIDGEITLSDYRKIGYFEQEIIEDNTASVLYDVWNTFPDLTQTEVRSNLARCGLTRQHIDSPINILSGGEQAKVRLCKLINEPSNLLVLDEPTNHLDIYSKNELKRALKEYDGSIIIVCHEPEFYKEIATDVWNCEEWRCCNK encoded by the coding sequence ATGAGTATTTTATCAATCGAAAACATGAGTCATTCATTTGGCGATAGAATATTATTTAGCAATGCCTCTTTTAGATTATTAAAAGGGGAACACATTGGTCTTATTGGTGCAAATGGAGAGGGAAAATCAACCTTTATGAAAATTATTACAAATAAGGTTTTGCCAGATGGAGGTAAAATTGATTGGAATAGTAAGTTTAGCATTGGATATATGGATCAATGGGTTGATTTAAAAGAAGGAATTACTGCATTTAATTTTTTAAAGGAAGCCTTTATAAATTTATTTAATATAGAGAATAAAATTAATGATTTATATAGCAAGCTTGGTAATATGAATGAAGTGGAAATGGATAAATGTTTAAAAAAAATTGCAACTATGCAGGAAATTTTAGATAAAAGTGATTTTTACAGCATTAATTCCAGAATACAGGCAACTGCAGCTGGCCTTGGAATTAAGGAGCTCCTAGATAGGGATGTTTCAACATTAAGCGGAGGACAGAGGACTAAGGTTTTACTTGCCAAACTGCTTTTAGAGAAACCGGATATTTTATTATTAGATGAGCCGACTAATCATTTGGATGAAGAGCATATTGAATGGCTTAAAAATTATTTAAAAAACTATGAAAGTGCATTTATATTAATATCTCATGATAATAGTTTCTTAAATAGTGTAGTGAATGTAGTTTATCATCTTGAGCACAAAACCTTAACAAGATATGAAGGAAATTATGATTATTTTGTAAGGCTTTATGAAATACGAAAAGAGCAGAGGCTAATTGAATATAAAGAACAGCAAAATGAAATCGCAAAGCTTGAAGATTATATAAGAAAAAATAAAGCAAGAGCTTCAACTTCAAAGCAGGCTAAGTCAAGAGAGAAAAAGCTTAATAAAATTGAAAAGATAGAAATAAAAAAAGAAATTATAAAACCTCATTTTAACTTTAAAAGTGTAAGGTTGCCAGAAAGTATAATATTTAAAGCAAATAATCTAATCATTGGATATACTACACCTTTAAGTAAACCTCTAAATTTAAAAATGAAAAGAGGAGAAAAAATTGCAATAACAGGAGCTAATGGTTTAGGGAAAACTACTCTCCTAAAAACCTTGCTTGGATTATTAAAACCAATAGATGGTGAAATAACTTTAAGCGATTATAGAAAGATTGGATATTTTGAACAGGAAATCATAGAAGATAATACTGCTTCGGTTTTGTATGATGTTTGGAACACCTTTCCAGATTTGACTCAAACAGAAGTGAGAAGTAATCTTGCTAGATGTGGATTAACAAGGCAGCATATAGACAGCCCTATTAATATATTGAGTGGAGGAGAGCAGGCTAAAGTTAGGCTGTGCAAGCTGATTAATGAACCTAGTAATCTGTTGGTTTTAGATGAACCAACAAATCACTTGGATATTTATTCTAAAAACGAGCTTAAACGTGCCTTAAAGGAATATGACGGCAGCATAATAATAGTATGTCATGAACCAGAGTTTTATAAAGAAATTGCAACAGATGTATGGAATTGCGAGGAGTGGAGGTGTTGCAATAAATAA
- a CDS encoding acyltransferase produces METKNNVYYGMVDVLRLVFAILVMMIHTMAFQSVNENLRIATSMGICRLAVPFFFIVSGYFLYNRIKSPKEPKATLKRLLVLYVSWVLIETVTLIPVVLSNLNMPIRIIIQRFLFIGITGSLWYISSLIITIFIIAPLLRRDKIAFLLIVGFILYLFGTSGDTYNGLYENTVLNPLIKGYTGIFFLPQVGITESVLFVTLGAAISKYKLNEKIKKAGLLSIISIIILLIETFLLNKTGIAKDANMYLSAIISAPLIFIWAIEYSKNISSKVSKACKEYSIGLYCSHQIIMIWIIILLPAFAANSMIKFIFTLCLSALIITLIRKTKLKNIILK; encoded by the coding sequence ATGGAAACAAAAAATAATGTTTATTATGGGATGGTTGATGTATTACGTTTAGTGTTTGCTATTTTAGTTATGATGATTCATACAATGGCATTTCAGTCTGTAAATGAAAATTTACGGATAGCAACTAGCATGGGGATTTGTAGACTTGCAGTACCGTTTTTCTTTATAGTATCAGGTTACTTTTTATATAATCGAATCAAATCGCCAAAAGAACCTAAAGCTACATTAAAAAGATTATTAGTACTCTATGTTTCATGGGTTCTTATAGAAACTGTAACTTTGATTCCAGTTGTATTAAGTAACTTAAATATGCCAATAAGAATTATTATTCAAAGATTTTTATTTATAGGTATTACAGGAAGCCTTTGGTATATATCTTCCTTAATTATTACTATTTTTATAATAGCGCCATTACTAAGAAGAGATAAAATAGCTTTTTTACTTATAGTTGGGTTTATATTATATTTATTTGGGACAAGCGGAGATACTTATAATGGATTATATGAAAATACTGTGTTAAATCCTTTAATTAAAGGCTACACAGGAATATTCTTTCTTCCTCAAGTAGGTATTACTGAATCAGTTCTTTTCGTAACTTTAGGTGCAGCAATAAGTAAATATAAATTAAATGAAAAAATAAAAAAAGCAGGTTTATTAAGTATAATATCTATAATAATATTATTAATTGAAACATTTTTATTAAATAAAACAGGTATTGCTAAAGATGCTAATATGTATTTATCTGCCATAATTTCAGCACCACTTATATTTATTTGGGCAATTGAGTATAGTAAAAATATTTCATCTAAAGTCTCTAAAGCCTGCAAGGAATACAGTATAGGGCTATATTGTTCACATCAGATAATAATGATTTGGATTATTATACTTTTACCTGCATTTGCTGCAAACTCAATGATTAAGTTTATATTTACCTTATGTCTATCTGCTTTAATAATCACCTTGATTAGAAAGACTAAATTAAAGAATATTATTTTAAAATAA
- a CDS encoding CD3324 family protein translates to MKYEKAQNVLPDGIIEIIQDYIDGGYIYIPRKNENKKSWGENTETKRYLRARDKEIINEYYSGMSVKVLSEKYFLTEGSIRRIIRKQRNST, encoded by the coding sequence ATGAAATATGAAAAAGCACAAAATGTATTGCCAGACGGTATAATTGAAATAATTCAAGATTATATTGATGGTGGATATATCTATATACCTAGGAAAAATGAAAATAAAAAATCCTGGGGAGAGAATACTGAAACTAAAAGATATCTTAGAGCACGAGATAAAGAAATAATTAATGAGTATTACTCTGGAATGTCTGTTAAAGTGTTATCGGAAAAATATTTTTTGACAGAAGGAAGTATTAGAAGAATAATTAGAAAGCAAAGAAATTCTACTTAA
- a CDS encoding L-dopachrome tautomerase-related protein, which translates to MKHKKLPAERFFGDLKQVFTFYGAMPTGVTISENGRIFVNFPKWGDDVKFTVAEIIKNKLVPYPDLSTNEVDYDNLDKCFISVQSVVSDGRGALWVLDTAAPKFSRPIKGGAKLVCVDLATNKIKRSYTFSDDVVLPTTYLNDVRIDYRVGDEGYAYITDSADKGPGGIIVVDLCSGKAFRRLNGDKSTSYDKNFLPKVEGKVLLNRSNSGATSRITTSSDGIAISPDGEVLYYCALASRNLYSIETELLRNRKITNSELSSCVKYLGEKGASDGMITDSKGTIYAGDYENNSIRIIWTDGTMRTIAHDPRILWPDTLSIGTDKYLYFTANQLHRQAKYHYGKDLREKPYVLFKMKINELPAPTK; encoded by the coding sequence ATGAAACATAAAAAGCTGCCTGCAGAAAGATTTTTTGGTGATTTGAAACAAGTTTTCACTTTTTATGGAGCAATGCCTACTGGAGTTACTATTTCAGAAAATGGACGTATATTTGTAAACTTTCCTAAATGGGGAGATGATGTCAAGTTCACTGTAGCAGAAATAATTAAAAATAAGTTAGTTCCATATCCTGATTTAAGTACAAATGAGGTAGATTATGATAATTTAGATAAATGTTTTATAAGCGTGCAAAGTGTTGTTTCAGATGGTAGAGGAGCTCTTTGGGTATTGGATACAGCAGCACCAAAATTTTCGAGACCTATAAAAGGTGGAGCAAAACTTGTTTGTGTAGATTTAGCTACTAATAAAATTAAAAGAAGCTATACTTTTTCTGATGATGTAGTTTTACCTACTACTTATTTAAACGATGTGCGTATAGATTATCGTGTTGGAGATGAAGGATATGCATATATCACAGATTCAGCAGATAAGGGACCAGGTGGAATTATTGTAGTTGATTTATGCAGTGGAAAAGCATTTAGACGCTTAAATGGAGATAAATCAACTTCCTATGACAAAAATTTTCTTCCTAAAGTTGAAGGTAAGGTATTACTTAATAGAAGTAATAGTGGAGCAACCTCTAGAATTACAACGTCATCAGATGGAATTGCAATATCTCCTGATGGAGAAGTGCTTTATTACTGCGCGTTAGCAAGTCGAAACTTATATTCTATAGAAACGGAGCTTTTAAGAAACAGAAAGATTACAAACTCAGAATTATCTTCTTGTGTTAAATACTTAGGAGAAAAGGGTGCATCTGATGGTATGATCACCGATTCAAAAGGAACAATATATGCTGGAGATTATGAAAATAACAGCATTAGAATAATTTGGACAGACGGAACCATGAGAACTATTGCTCATGATCCACGAATACTATGGCCAGATACACTCTCAATAGGTACAGATAAATATTTGTATTTTACAGCCAACCAATTGCATAGACAAGCAAAATATCATTATGGAAAAGATTTAAGAGAAAAACCTTATGTGTTATTTAAAATGAAAATTAATGAATTACCTGCTCCTACAAAATAG
- a CDS encoding class I SAM-dependent methyltransferase, which yields MTSELEKYYNKFCEDKRLTRKYGQVEYITSMKYIHDYLDDSKNAKILDVGAGTGRYSVQLANEGYDVTAIELVKHNLGVLKSKGSTVKAYQGTALDLSRFSDDTFDMTLVFGPMYHLYTFEDKVKALQEAKRVTKPYGVILVAYCMNEYSVITYGFKENNIRSSIDNGKLTEDFHVVSKPEDLYDYVRIEDINKLNEEVKLQRIKLVAADGPANYMRTVISAMDDDTFKLFMDYHFSTCERPDLLGASGHTLDILRK from the coding sequence ATGACAAGTGAACTAGAGAAATACTACAATAAATTTTGCGAGGACAAAAGATTAACAAGAAAATATGGGCAAGTTGAATATATTACTTCAATGAAGTATATTCATGATTATCTAGATGATAGTAAAAATGCAAAAATCTTAGATGTTGGTGCTGGCACGGGGAGATACTCTGTACAACTAGCAAATGAAGGCTATGATGTTACTGCAATTGAACTTGTAAAGCACAATTTAGGTGTATTAAAGTCAAAAGGTAGTACAGTAAAAGCATATCAGGGAACAGCATTGGATTTATCAAGATTTTCAGATGATACTTTTGATATGACATTGGTATTTGGACCAATGTATCATTTATATACCTTTGAAGATAAAGTGAAAGCACTGCAGGAAGCAAAAAGAGTAACTAAGCCTTATGGTGTTATATTAGTAGCTTATTGTATGAATGAATATAGCGTAATAACATATGGTTTTAAGGAAAATAATATTCGTTCATCTATTGATAATGGAAAACTTACTGAGGATTTTCACGTTGTATCAAAGCCGGAAGATTTATATGATTATGTAAGAATTGAAGATATTAATAAATTGAACGAGGAAGTAAAACTTCAAAGAATAAAATTAGTTGCAGCAGATGGACCAGCTAATTATATGAGAACTGTTATAAGTGCTATGGATGACGATACCTTTAAGCTTTTTATGGATTATCATTTTTCTACATGTGAAAGACCAGATTTACTTGGAGCAAGCGGACATACCTTAGATATTTTAAGAAAATAA
- a CDS encoding transporter substrate-binding domain-containing protein, producing MKKTKKILTILAGLALVVGMVGCGNTSQSGASAQPGSIAAIKKADTIKIGIFSDDAPFCYQDADGSYKGYDVEFGKRVAKELLGDENKITWVVVNPADRVAYVQTGKVDLMLADFTVTDDRAKSVDFTLPYEKVSIGVVSSEKNPITSADQLKGKTLAVNTGTTQDSYFSTNVPDANIVKVDAVSDGFQALTSGRADAFSQDNTTVLVWAKKNPGYVVGIKELGNKDYIAGAVKQGNNELLDYVNGLIKGKLKDEQFFHKDYEDTLKASFPDNITADQIVVEGGEKE from the coding sequence ATGAAGAAAACTAAAAAGATTTTAACAATTTTAGCTGGTCTTGCATTAGTAGTAGGGATGGTAGGCTGTGGAAATACAAGTCAATCAGGAGCAAGTGCACAACCTGGTTCAATAGCTGCAATTAAAAAAGCAGATACAATAAAAATAGGTATTTTTTCAGATGATGCACCATTTTGCTATCAAGATGCTGATGGAAGTTATAAAGGTTATGATGTAGAATTTGGTAAAAGAGTTGCTAAGGAATTACTTGGTGATGAAAATAAAATCACTTGGGTAGTTGTAAATCCAGCAGACAGAGTTGCTTATGTACAAACAGGAAAAGTAGACTTAATGCTTGCAGATTTCACAGTTACAGATGATAGAGCTAAAAGTGTAGATTTCACATTACCTTATGAAAAAGTTTCTATAGGTGTGGTTTCTAGCGAAAAGAATCCTATAACATCTGCAGATCAGTTAAAGGGTAAAACATTAGCTGTTAATACAGGTACTACACAAGATTCGTACTTCTCAACTAATGTTCCAGATGCAAACATAGTAAAAGTAGATGCTGTTTCAGATGGTTTCCAAGCCTTGACTTCAGGTAGAGCAGATGCTTTTTCACAAGATAATACAACAGTACTTGTATGGGCGAAAAAGAATCCTGGTTATGTAGTTGGTATTAAAGAATTAGGTAATAAAGATTATATAGCTGGTGCTGTTAAGCAAGGAAATAATGAATTATTAGATTATGTAAATGGCTTAATTAAAGGTAAATTAAAAGATGAACAATTCTTCCATAAAGATTATGAGGACACATTAAAGGCAAGTTTCCCAGACAATATTACTGCTGATCAAATTGTAGTTGAAGGTGGAGAAAAAGAATAA
- a CDS encoding amino acid ABC transporter ATP-binding protein, whose translation MLLSVKNIKKSYKENTVLNDISFDVEKGEVISILGRSGCGKSTLLRCINGLEEIQGGEIYLNKELITKPGAKYKHWCEIRKKISMVFQSYDLFPHMNVLNNIILGPMKVEKKSKDEAVKEALKHLERVGLAEKKLAYPRELSGGQKQRVAICRALSMNPEIILFDEVTAALDPEMVREVLDVIKGLKDQGLTMLVVTHEMAFAEKVSDKIIFMEGGKIAEVNTPDKFFSSPDTVEAKRFLNLSEN comes from the coding sequence ATGTTACTAAGTGTAAAAAATATTAAAAAATCCTATAAAGAAAATACTGTACTTAATGATATTAGTTTTGATGTGGAAAAAGGTGAGGTAATTTCTATATTGGGTCGTTCTGGCTGCGGAAAATCAACGCTTTTAAGATGTATTAACGGATTAGAAGAAATTCAAGGCGGAGAAATATATTTAAATAAAGAGTTAATTACAAAACCTGGAGCTAAATATAAACATTGGTGTGAGATAAGAAAAAAGATAAGTATGGTATTTCAAAGTTATGACTTATTTCCGCATATGAATGTTTTAAATAATATTATTTTAGGACCTATGAAGGTAGAAAAGAAAAGTAAAGATGAGGCTGTAAAAGAAGCTTTAAAGCATTTGGAGAGAGTAGGGTTAGCAGAAAAGAAATTAGCTTATCCAAGAGAATTATCTGGTGGACAAAAACAAAGGGTAGCTATCTGCAGGGCTCTTTCGATGAATCCAGAAATAATATTATTTGATGAGGTTACTGCTGCATTAGATCCAGAAATGGTAAGAGAAGTTTTGGATGTAATTAAAGGGTTAAAAGATCAAGGACTTACTATGCTCGTTGTTACACATGAAATGGCATTTGCAGAAAAAGTATCTGACAAGATTATATTTATGGAAGGCGGAAAAATTGCAGAAGTGAATACACCAGATAAATTTTTCAGCTCTCCAGATACAGTTGAAGCAAAAAGATTTTTAAATTTATCAGAGAATTAG
- a CDS encoding amino acid ABC transporter permease translates to MQNLGIDNIIQAFPRLLDGFVVTIKLSAISLVLSIILGFIVGVLMTSKNKLVNIVLRVLLEAFRLIHPLIWLFVFFFGVSYVFNIQTDNMVVSIIVFTLWGTFEIGDLVRSYIESLPKSQFESSAAIGLTKIQMYRYVILPQVVIRSIPAIVNLATRLIKTTNIVFLIGVSEVLKVSQNIIQVVYYNNPNSYISFTMYFILLIVYFIICYPLSLFSKYLEKKVSVI, encoded by the coding sequence TTGCAGAATTTGGGAATTGATAATATAATACAAGCTTTTCCAAGGTTATTAGATGGTTTTGTTGTTACTATAAAATTATCCGCTATTTCTTTGGTATTATCTATTATTTTGGGATTTATAGTTGGCGTACTTATGACTTCAAAAAATAAATTAGTTAACATTGTATTAAGAGTCTTATTAGAAGCATTTAGATTAATTCACCCTTTAATTTGGTTATTTGTGTTCTTTTTTGGTGTGTCTTATGTTTTTAATATACAAACAGATAATATGGTTGTATCAATTATTGTTTTCACATTGTGGGGAACTTTCGAAATTGGTGATTTAGTAAGGAGCTATATAGAAAGTCTACCAAAAAGTCAGTTTGAATCAAGTGCAGCCATAGGGCTTACAAAAATTCAAATGTATAGATATGTAATTTTGCCACAAGTAGTAATAAGAAGCATACCAGCTATAGTTAATTTGGCAACGCGTCTTATAAAAACCACTAATATAGTATTTTTAATAGGTGTTTCAGAAGTGTTAAAGGTTTCGCAAAACATTATTCAGGTAGTATATTACAACAATCCTAATAGTTATATTTCGTTTACGATGTATTTCATCCTATTAATTGTTTACTTTATTATTTGTTATCCTTTATCATTGTTTTCAAAATATTTAGAGAAGAAAGTTTCGGTGATATAA
- a CDS encoding ABC transporter permease subunit (The N-terminal region of this protein, as described by TIGR01726, is a three transmembrane segment that identifies a subfamily of ABC transporter permease subunits, which specificities that include histidine, arginine, glutamine, glutamate, L-cystine (sic), the opines (in Agrobacterium) octopine and nopaline, etc.) — translation MEINNTFNLVSIFAKASLVTIEVAVLSIIIAFIIGFICSIAIYYKIPVLKTIIYIYVEFFRNTPSLIQAYFIFYGLPKVFMKIDSFTSSVIVLSLLGGAYMCEAIYSGTKAISKNQKELAMAIGLSKFDTLRYLILPQSISISIAALNNNAIFLTKEVSTMKIILLPEIVYQAFAIISLRADLTVPIIIMMIISYLVILIPMSYGFSMLERKIRFAEFGN, via the coding sequence ATGGAGATAAACAATACTTTTAATTTAGTTAGTATATTTGCAAAAGCTTCACTTGTGACAATAGAGGTGGCAGTTTTATCTATTATAATAGCTTTTATTATAGGGTTTATATGCAGTATAGCTATATATTATAAAATACCTGTATTAAAAACTATTATTTATATTTATGTGGAATTTTTTAGAAATACTCCTTCATTAATACAGGCTTATTTCATTTTTTATGGATTACCTAAAGTATTTATGAAGATAGATAGTTTTACTTCATCTGTAATAGTGCTTTCTCTCTTAGGGGGTGCATATATGTGTGAAGCTATTTATTCTGGTACAAAAGCAATTTCAAAAAATCAAAAAGAGCTTGCAATGGCAATAGGGTTATCAAAATTTGATACGTTGAGATATCTTATTTTACCTCAATCAATTTCAATTTCTATTGCTGCATTAAACAACAATGCTATTTTTTTAACCAAAGAAGTATCCACGATGAAAATAATTTTACTTCCTGAAATAGTTTATCAAGCTTTTGCAATAATAAGTTTACGTGCAGATTTGACTGTTCCTATTATTATAATGATGATTATTTCTTATTTGGTTATTTTGATACCAATGTCTTATGGATTTTCAATGTTAGAAAGGAAGATACGTTTTGCAGAATTTGGGAATTGA
- a CDS encoding multidrug efflux SMR transporter, which yields MPYIFLACAIMFEICATTLMKLSNGLTNIKYSIIMLICYVFSLASLSLSLKNIEISVAYAIWSGIGIAVISVIGIIMFKENISLIKVISILLIILGTIGLNLSTTH from the coding sequence ATGCCATATATATTTTTAGCCTGTGCGATAATGTTTGAAATATGTGCTACAACTTTAATGAAACTTTCAAATGGATTAACCAATATAAAATATTCAATAATTATGTTAATTTGTTATGTTTTTAGTCTGGCATCATTATCGCTATCTCTTAAGAATATAGAAATAAGTGTTGCGTATGCAATTTGGTCAGGAATTGGAATAGCAGTAATATCAGTAATAGGAATAATAATGTTTAAGGAAAATATTTCCTTGATTAAAGTTATATCTATTTTATTAATTATATTAGGAACTATAGGACTTAATTTATCAACTACACATTAA
- a CDS encoding ABC transporter ATP-binding protein, which produces MSKKQQLFEAKNIVTGYDKKIIIDGIDIAIPSNKISVIIGANACGKSTLLKTLARLIRPVSGEVIIDGKKITSMPSKELAKVLGLLPQSPIVPEGITVWDLVSRGRFPYQSFLRSMDTTDFEAIEEALEIMGITELANRSVDELSGGQRQRVWIAMALAQQTDILLLDEPTTYLDIAYQVEILDLLTDLNRKRGTTIVMVLHDINLSARYADYIFALCKGKLIKQGTPKDVITPELIDTVFGLDCVVIQDPVSYSPFIVPRGRHHV; this is translated from the coding sequence ATGAGTAAGAAACAACAACTATTTGAGGCAAAAAATATAGTAACTGGATATGACAAAAAGATTATAATTGATGGAATTGATATAGCTATTCCAAGCAATAAGATCAGTGTTATTATTGGAGCAAATGCATGTGGTAAATCAACTTTACTAAAAACACTTGCAAGGCTTATTAGGCCTGTTTCAGGAGAAGTTATAATTGATGGTAAAAAAATAACTTCAATGCCTTCTAAGGAATTAGCAAAGGTTTTAGGTCTGCTTCCTCAATCACCAATAGTTCCTGAGGGGATAACGGTTTGGGATTTAGTTTCAAGAGGCAGGTTTCCATATCAATCATTTTTAAGAAGTATGGATACAACTGATTTTGAAGCTATAGAGGAAGCTCTTGAAATAATGGGAATAACAGAGCTTGCTAATCGTAGTGTAGATGAGTTATCTGGAGGACAGCGTCAAAGAGTTTGGATTGCCATGGCACTTGCCCAGCAGACAGATATACTGCTTTTAGATGAGCCAACCACGTATCTTGATATTGCTTATCAAGTAGAGATTCTTGATTTATTAACAGATTTAAATCGCAAAAGAGGGACAACCATTGTGATGGTACTTCATGACATAAATTTATCCGCCAGATATGCAGATTATATATTTGCTCTTTGCAAGGGAAAACTTATTAAGCAGGGTACGCCCAAAGATGTTATAACTCCAGAATTAATTGATACAGTTTTTGGATTAGATTGTGTAGTAATACAAGATCCAGTGTCGTATTCACCTTTTATAGTACCAAGAGGAAGACATCATGTTTAA
- a CDS encoding iron chelate uptake ABC transporter family permease subunit, producing the protein MIQTTHPMIREGHTKRKKRMISVNISLLVLTVSLCLIALLYGKTNYSLNTVVRVLGGEQIQGATFNIATLRLPRMLCGLLAGLAFGIAGNTFQTMLRNPLASPDIIGISSGSSIAAVFCILVLHMSGSSVSIAAVISGVVVSTLVYVLSKGAGFSGSRLILIGIGIQAMINALISFLLVKASQYDVSNALRWLSGSLNGMSMDAVPILFIIVVIFGVIILCLTKQLQILELGDEFATTLGVKINLVRIILILSSVCLIAFSTAVTGPIAFVAFLSGPISARLVGLGAPNVLASGLVGALLVLGADMIGQFIFSTRFPVGVVTGILGAPYMLLLLIFINRRGQA; encoded by the coding sequence ATGATACAAACTACTCATCCTATGATAAGAGAAGGGCATACTAAAAGGAAAAAACGCATGATTAGTGTTAATATAAGTCTACTTGTTTTAACTGTAAGTCTTTGCTTAATTGCGCTTCTATATGGTAAAACTAATTACTCATTAAATACAGTTGTGAGAGTGCTTGGAGGAGAACAAATACAAGGAGCGACCTTTAATATAGCAACCCTGCGCTTGCCAAGAATGCTTTGTGGACTTTTAGCTGGTTTAGCTTTTGGAATAGCGGGAAATACCTTTCAAACTATGCTAAGGAATCCATTAGCTAGTCCTGATATTATCGGTATAAGTTCAGGTTCTAGTATTGCAGCAGTATTTTGTATATTAGTTCTTCATATGAGTGGAAGCAGTGTTTCTATAGCAGCAGTAATTTCTGGTGTTGTAGTATCAACACTTGTATATGTCTTATCTAAAGGGGCAGGATTTTCAGGCAGTAGATTAATACTTATAGGAATTGGGATACAGGCAATGATAAATGCGCTTATATCATTTTTATTAGTTAAAGCTTCGCAATATGATGTGTCGAATGCACTTAGGTGGTTAAGCGGCAGTTTAAATGGAATGAGTATGGACGCTGTACCAATTTTATTTATAATTGTAGTTATATTTGGAGTCATAATTTTATGTTTAACAAAGCAGCTTCAAATATTAGAATTAGGAGATGAGTTTGCTACTACACTTGGTGTTAAGATAAATTTAGTACGAATTATACTGATTTTAAGTTCAGTATGTTTAATTGCTTTTTCAACTGCTGTTACAGGCCCTATAGCTTTCGTTGCATTTTTATCTGGTCCAATTTCAGCAAGACTTGTTGGGCTGGGAGCACCAAATGTTTTAGCATCAGGTTTAGTTGGTGCATTATTAGTACTTGGAGCAGACATGATTGGTCAATTCATATTTAGTACAAGATTTCCTGTAGGTGTAGTTACGGGAATTTTAGGGGCGCCATATATGCTATTGCTACTAATATTTATAAATAGGAGGGGACAGGCATAA